In the genome of Neodiprion pinetum isolate iyNeoPine1 chromosome 2, iyNeoPine1.2, whole genome shotgun sequence, one region contains:
- the LOC124211696 gene encoding probable cytochrome P450 6a14, which translates to MGLANFVLEFAAAVIAITLAACVYLKYVTFNYWSWKNVDYVKPAVPIGNMGPVFAGKRSFGEVIRDSYLDLKNSRIFGIFMFHQPVLVVADPNLIRVVLTKEFAHFHDRGIYCNEESDPLSGHLFSIAGSKWRFLRNKLSPVFTASKMKQMFFTIKEISETLTQRVAKDAENSELIEVKELMARFSTDVIASVAFDIKCNSLENKEAEFRTMGRKVFERRILVNVLAIICPYVLHLLKISVFGKEAPKFFIDVFEQAVKYRRDNKVVRNDFLDVVIQLMNKGYIANDNDETSPPLAASEASYPEADVENRKITMLEGAAQAFVFWIGGFDTSSSTVTFCLYELALHQVLQDKVAEEVNRVSKEFGELSYESIRAMDYLHKVVSETLRKYPVVPILNRLCNADFEFLGTGFRVEKKTPIIIPVLGLHWDPELYPEPENFDPERFDATNIARRHQYAYLPFGDGPRNCIGMRFGLLQTKVGLVSLLSKYRFTPGPGLQIPLVMDNASFVQVPVNGVKLRVEMRSS; encoded by the exons ATGGGGCTTGCCAATTTTGTTCTGGAGTTCGCTGCTGCGGTGATTGCAATCACTTTAGCTGCGTGCGTCTACTTAAAGTATGTGACCTTCAACTACTGGAGTTGGAAAAACGTTGATTACGTCAAACCGGCTGTGCCTATTGGCAACATGGGACCGGTCTTTGCCGGAAAACGCTCATTTG GTGAAGTGATCCGCGACTCTTACTTGGACTTGAAGAATAGCCGAATTTTTGGCATCTTCATGTTCCATCAGCCGGTTCTTGTTGTTGCGGATCCGAACTTGATCCGCGTGGTCCTCACAAAAGAATTCGCGCATTTCCACGACCGTGGTATATACTGCAATGAAGAGTCCGATCCGTTATCGGGTCACCTCTTCTCGATTGCCGGCAGCAAGTGGAGATTCTTGAGGAACAAGTTGTCCCCCGTTTTTACCGCGAGCAAAATGAAACAGATGTTCTTCACCATCAAGGAAATCTCCGAAACCCTGACTCAGCGCGTTGCAAAAGACGCCGAGAACTCAGAGCTCATCGAGGTCAAAGAACTCATGGCAAG GTTCTCCACCGATGTGATCGCCTCGGTCGCTTTCGACATAAAATGCAACAGCCTTGAGAATAAAGAGGCTGAATTCCGGACGATGGGTCGCAAGGTCTTCGAGCGACGAATACTAGTTAACGTGCTCGCGATCATCTGTCCATACGTTTTGCacctgttgaaaatttcagtctTTGGGAAGGAGGCCCCGAAATTCTTCATCGATGTTTTCGAACAGGCAGTAAAGTACAGACGAGACAATAAAGTTGTCAGGAATGACTTTCTGGACGTTGTTATCCAGCTCATGAACAAAGGCTACATCGCCAATGACAATGATGAGACTTCACCTCCCTTGGCAG CGTCTGAGGCTTCTTACCCTGAAGCAGATGTCGAGAATCGGAAAATCACGATGCTAGAGGGAGCGGCACAGGCCTTTGTCTTCTGGATCGGTGGCTTCGACACGTCGTCATCGACGGTGACCTTCTGCCTCTACGAGTTGGCGTTGCACCAGGTGTTGCAGGACAAAGTGGCGGAAGAGGTGAACAGAGTTTCGAAAGAATTCGGGGAACTGTCATACGAGAGCATCAGGGCGATGGACTATCTTCACAAAGTCGTCTCTG AGACTCTAAGGAAGTATCCGGTCGTTCCCATTCTGAACCGACTGTGCAATGCAGACTTTGAGTTTCTGGGAACTGGCTTCCGCGTCGAGAAGAAGACCCCAATTATCATTCCGGTTCTCGGACTCCATTGGGATCCCGAACTTTATCCGGAACCGGAGAACTTCGACCCGGAACGCTTCGACGCGACGAACATCGCCCGCAGGCATCAGTACGCCTACTTGCCGTTTGGGGACGGGCCGAGGAACTGCATCG GCATGAGATTCGGACTGCTCCAAACAAAAGTTGGCCTTGTCAGCTTACTGTCCAAGTACCGCTTCACTCCTGGACCAGGTCTTCAGATACCTCTGGTGATGGACAACGCCAGCTTTGTCCAGGTTCCAGTAAACGGAGTAAAGCTCCGTGTCGAAATGCGAAGTTCATAA